The following proteins come from a genomic window of candidate division TA06 bacterium:
- a CDS encoding acyl carrier protein, with protein MSDEIKKMIIEYVKKEYLDEDSDQEIKEDTKLISSGIVDSFSMVSLKTYLEKKFSIKLPDGDATPEAFDSVNNIIELINKFGVKV; from the coding sequence ATGTCCGACGAAATCAAGAAAATGATCATCGAATACGTCAAAAAAGAGTACCTGGACGAGGATTCCGACCAAGAGATCAAGGAGGACACCAAGCTGATCTCCAGCGGGATCGTGGACTCGTTCTCCATGGTCTCTTTGAAAACCTACCTGGAGAAGAAATTCAGCATCAAGCTGCCGGACGGGGACGCCACCCCCGAGGCCTTTGACTCGGTCAACAACATCATCGAGCTGATCAATAAATTCGGGGTCAAGGTCTAA
- the acsA gene encoding acetate--CoA ligase, whose translation MSNIGSYEDRYKNFDWKLSEQELEYGQDGQYNIGYYCSDRICQKGLGAKLALIWEGFTGEVKKYTHEDVRAYSNTTAKFLQDQGIKPGDRVCLFMDKIPELYICFLGILKMGGIAQPLFSAFGEEALFTRLDDAKTKAVLTTRKHLGKVRRIRKNLPELTTIIIVNADDKPLNAGEAAFAMEKLPRVEKFDICKVERETPSVLHYTSGTTGKPKGAQHVHNSLVAQYITAKWVLDLKADDIYWCTADPGWVTGTSYGIIGPWSNGITQVVLDSGFSAQNWYAFIEKMKVTMWYSAPTAIRLLMKEGMDPVNKCNLSSLRHLASVGEPLNAEAVIWSEKAFGKPFHDNFWQTETGSIMISNYPGMKIKPGSMGKPFPGITATVVNPKTFEPVDKPGTVGLIAFKPGWPSMMRAYWNNKETYDGKFKNGWYLSGDRSSIDADGYYWFVGRDDDVINTAGHLVGPFEIESALLEHPAVAESAAVGKPDPINMEVVKAFIALKPGFKQSDDLTMEIMNFIRKKLSPLAMPQDVEYMAFLPKTRSGKIMRRMLRAKEWGEEIGDISTLEND comes from the coding sequence ATGAGCAACATCGGTTCCTACGAGGATCGTTACAAGAATTTCGACTGGAAACTTTCGGAACAGGAGCTGGAGTACGGCCAGGACGGCCAGTATAACATCGGTTATTACTGCAGCGACCGGATCTGCCAAAAGGGCCTGGGCGCCAAGCTGGCCCTGATCTGGGAAGGCTTTACCGGCGAGGTCAAGAAGTACACCCACGAGGACGTCCGGGCTTACAGCAACACCACCGCCAAATTTCTCCAGGACCAAGGGATCAAGCCGGGCGACCGGGTCTGCCTGTTCATGGACAAGATTCCCGAGCTCTACATCTGTTTTCTGGGCATCTTAAAGATGGGCGGCATCGCCCAGCCGCTGTTCTCGGCCTTCGGCGAGGAGGCGCTGTTCACCAGATTAGACGACGCCAAGACCAAGGCGGTGCTGACCACCAGAAAACATCTGGGAAAAGTTCGCCGGATCCGCAAAAACCTGCCGGAGCTGACCACCATCATAATAGTTAACGCTGACGACAAGCCCCTGAATGCCGGCGAAGCCGCTTTTGCCATGGAAAAATTGCCCCGGGTGGAGAAGTTCGATATCTGCAAGGTTGAGCGCGAGACCCCGTCGGTATTGCATTACACCTCCGGCACCACCGGAAAGCCCAAGGGGGCCCAGCACGTCCACAACTCGCTGGTCGCCCAGTATATCACCGCTAAGTGGGTGCTGGACCTTAAAGCCGACGATATCTACTGGTGCACCGCTGATCCCGGCTGGGTGACCGGGACCTCGTACGGCATCATCGGTCCCTGGTCCAACGGCATCACCCAGGTGGTGCTGGATTCGGGCTTCAGCGCCCAGAACTGGTACGCCTTCATCGAGAAGATGAAGGTCACCATGTGGTACTCGGCCCCCACCGCCATCCGTCTTTTAATGAAGGAGGGCATGGATCCGGTCAACAAATGCAACCTTTCCTCGCTGCGTCACCTGGCCAGCGTGGGCGAGCCGCTGAATGCCGAAGCCGTGATCTGGTCCGAAAAGGCCTTCGGAAAACCATTTCACGACAACTTCTGGCAGACCGAGACCGGTTCGATCATGATATCCAACTACCCCGGGATGAAGATCAAGCCCGGCTCCATGGGTAAGCCCTTTCCCGGCATCACCGCCACGGTGGTCAACCCCAAGACCTTCGAGCCGGTGGACAAGCCCGGCACCGTCGGTTTGATAGCCTTCAAGCCTGGCTGGCCCTCCATGATGCGGGCCTACTGGAACAACAAGGAGACCTACGACGGCAAGTTCAAGAACGGCTGGTACCTGTCGGGCGACCGCTCCAGCATCGACGCCGACGGCTACTACTGGTTCGTGGGCCGGGATGATGATGTCATCAACACCGCTGGACACCTGGTGGGCCCGTTCGAGATCGAGTCGGCGCTATTGGAGCACCCGGCGGTGGCCGAGTCGGCCGCGGTGGGCAAGCCCGATCCCATCAACATGGAGGTGGTCAAGGCCTTCATCGCGCTCAAGCCGGGCTTCAAGCAGAGCGACGACCTGACCATGGAGATCATGAACTTCATCCGCAAGAAGCTTTCCCCCCTGGCCATGCCCCAGGACGTGGAATACATGGCCTTCCTGCCCAAGACCCGGAGCGGAAAAATCATGCGCCGGATGCTGCGGGCCAAGGAGTGGGGCGAGGAGATCGGGGATATCTCGACCCTGGAAAATGATTAG
- the acpS gene encoding holo-ACP synthase, giving the protein MVLGIGADIVASDRFKKLKDKEGFLSQVFSPEELSRAPKANRDRFYASLFAIKESVLKALGCGLSRGALWHDIQISKNNRVSLSGWLLEMLPDGDLCSVHVSASGTREYAIAYVIIETTI; this is encoded by the coding sequence ATGGTTCTTGGCATAGGGGCCGATATCGTGGCGTCGGACCGGTTCAAAAAGCTGAAGGACAAAGAGGGATTCTTATCCCAGGTATTTTCGCCCGAAGAGCTGTCCCGGGCGCCGAAGGCAAACCGGGACCGGTTCTACGCTTCGCTGTTCGCCATCAAGGAATCGGTTTTAAAAGCCCTGGGTTGCGGCTTGAGCCGGGGGGCGTTGTGGCACGACATCCAGATATCAAAAAACAACCGGGTCAGCCTCTCCGGCTGGCTGCTGGAAATGCTTCCTGACGGAGACCTCTGCTCCGTCCATGTCTCCGCTTCCGGCACCCGGGAATACGCCATAGCCTATGTAATAATTGAAACTACAATTTAA